In a single window of the Nocardiopsis composta genome:
- a CDS encoding sodium:solute symporter family protein produces MHVLAQDQLRLDAAGVDYALLALYFVFVLGVGFMARRSVSDSLDFFLSGRSLPAWVTGIAFVAANLGAIEIIGMSANGAKYGMPTMHYFWIGAVPAMLFLALVMMPFYYGSKVRSVPEFMLFRFGRPAHLVNGISFAAAQILIAGVNLFLLASIVNVLLGWPLWVSLLVAAAIVLTYTALGGLSAAIYNEVLQFFVIVAALLPLTYVGLHKVGGWDGLVQKVSASPGGAEQLSAWPGNELTGFGDSFLSVLGIVFGLGFVLAFGYWTTNFVEVQRAMASKSMSAAQRTPIIGAFPKLLIPFVVVIPGMIAGVSVSEMVALKAGESPGVDYNDAMLLLMRDLLPNGILGVALAGLLASFMAGMAANLSAFNTVFTYDIWQSYVVKDRPDRYYLKMGPWVTVGATAGAVGTAFIASGYENLMDYLQQLFSFFNAPLFATFILGMFWKRMTPTAGWVGLVLGTASAVVVFLLSEAGVIALSGQGASFVGAGAAFVVDIAVSVVISLMTRPKPDEQLVGLVYSLTPKESLKASSTGEDAGWYRKPWLLAGIVLAITVVMNIVFG; encoded by the coding sequence GTGCACGTACTGGCCCAGGACCAGCTGCGGCTCGACGCAGCCGGGGTCGACTATGCGCTGCTCGCGCTGTACTTCGTGTTCGTACTGGGCGTCGGCTTCATGGCGCGCCGCTCGGTCTCCGACAGCCTGGACTTCTTCCTGTCCGGGCGCTCGCTGCCCGCCTGGGTCACCGGCATCGCGTTCGTCGCGGCCAACCTCGGCGCCATCGAGATCATCGGCATGTCGGCCAACGGCGCCAAGTACGGCATGCCGACCATGCACTACTTCTGGATCGGCGCCGTCCCGGCGATGCTCTTCCTCGCCCTGGTGATGATGCCGTTCTACTACGGCTCCAAGGTGCGCAGCGTCCCGGAGTTCATGCTGTTCCGGTTCGGCAGGCCGGCCCACCTGGTGAACGGGATCAGCTTCGCCGCCGCGCAGATCCTCATCGCCGGCGTCAACCTGTTCCTGCTGGCCAGCATCGTCAACGTGCTGCTGGGCTGGCCGCTGTGGGTGTCGCTGCTGGTCGCCGCCGCCATCGTGCTGACCTACACCGCGCTGGGCGGGCTGTCCGCGGCGATCTACAACGAGGTCCTGCAGTTCTTCGTCATCGTCGCCGCGCTGCTCCCGCTGACCTACGTCGGCCTGCACAAGGTCGGCGGCTGGGACGGCCTGGTGCAGAAGGTCTCCGCGAGCCCGGGCGGCGCCGAGCAGCTGTCCGCCTGGCCCGGCAACGAGCTCACCGGGTTCGGCGACTCCTTCCTCAGCGTGCTCGGCATCGTCTTCGGCCTGGGCTTCGTGCTCGCGTTCGGCTACTGGACCACCAACTTCGTCGAGGTCCAGCGGGCGATGGCGTCCAAGAGCATGTCGGCGGCCCAGCGCACCCCGATCATCGGCGCCTTCCCCAAGCTGCTCATCCCGTTCGTCGTGGTCATCCCCGGCATGATCGCCGGCGTCTCGGTCTCGGAGATGGTCGCGCTGAAGGCCGGCGAGAGCCCCGGCGTCGACTACAACGACGCGATGCTGCTGCTCATGCGCGACCTGCTGCCCAACGGCATCCTCGGCGTCGCGCTGGCCGGCCTGCTCGCCTCGTTCATGGCCGGCATGGCCGCCAACCTGAGCGCCTTCAACACGGTGTTCACCTACGACATCTGGCAGTCCTACGTGGTCAAGGACCGCCCGGACCGCTACTACCTGAAGATGGGCCCGTGGGTGACGGTCGGCGCGACCGCCGGCGCGGTGGGCACCGCGTTCATCGCCTCCGGCTACGAGAACCTGATGGACTACCTCCAGCAGCTGTTCTCCTTCTTCAACGCGCCGCTGTTCGCCACGTTCATCCTCGGTATGTTCTGGAAGCGGATGACGCCGACCGCGGGCTGGGTCGGCCTGGTGCTGGGCACCGCCTCGGCGGTGGTGGTGTTCCTGCTCTCCGAGGCGGGCGTCATCGCGCTCTCCGGGCAGGGCGCCAGCTTCGTCGGCGCGGGCGCGGCGTTCGTGGTGGACATCGCGGTCAGCGTGGTCATCAGCCTGATGACCCGGCCCAAGCCGGACGAGCAGCTGGTCGGGCTGGTCTACTCGCTGACGCCGAAGGAGTCGCTCAAGGCGTCCAGCACCGGCGAGGACGCCGGCTGGTACCGCAAGCCCTGGCTGCTGGCCGGCATCGTGCTGGCCATCACCGTCGTGATGAACATCGTCTTCGGCTGA
- a CDS encoding winged helix-turn-helix transcriptional regulator has protein sequence MGGKWKGLILFWLADGPLRFGELRRAVEGISERMLILQLRELESRGLVHREVHEQVPPKVEYSLTDFGRSLTEAITPLGEWGEEHMERLEATR, from the coding sequence ATGGGCGGCAAATGGAAAGGGCTGATCCTGTTCTGGCTCGCCGACGGGCCGCTCCGCTTCGGCGAGCTGCGCCGCGCGGTGGAGGGCATCAGCGAGCGGATGCTCATCCTGCAGCTCCGCGAGCTGGAGTCCAGGGGCCTGGTCCACCGCGAGGTCCACGAGCAGGTCCCGCCGAAGGTGGAGTACTCGCTGACCGACTTCGGCCGCTCGCTCACCGAGGCGATCACCCCCCTCGGCGAATGGGGCGAGGAGCACATGGAGCGCCTCGAAGCCACCCGCTGA
- a CDS encoding flavin monoamine oxidase family protein: MEQADVVIVGAGLSGMAAARRLEDAGVGSVVLLDGRDAPGGRALLPDPGVDGVSPGSLYLAERDRDLIGLAGELGVEVERVECDTALDDLRMDENGETSVSEENVPLTASWWTRVRDEWIEGRLEKLAEEIDFAEPWNSEHAEELDSQSVRAWLRTHSFDPESLTFIEEQLTMEAGLPADRISLLWLLAHIGPGPIEEIVPLRVDAGGLVRGLAERAADRVRTGRHVARIAHGEDGVRVSGPWGEISAERVILALSPADAARIDIDPLPPSRRRLQRQWPQAEVIRTELVYQRPFWTNFGLSGEVHFESGVPAFTFDDSPADSDRGRLIAHTYTFGEADPLGADTSVTDEPARHRGMLLDNLEQALGPLAGEPLAVVDHGSEPDPYSRAYQSPAPPGLLTEYGPRLRTPVGRVHWAGTETAEFPSNGTLNGALTSGRRAAEEVLREL, from the coding sequence ATGGAGCAGGCCGACGTCGTGATCGTGGGGGCCGGGCTGTCCGGGATGGCGGCCGCGCGGCGGCTGGAGGACGCCGGAGTCGGGTCGGTCGTGCTGCTGGACGGGAGGGACGCGCCCGGCGGGCGGGCGCTGCTGCCCGACCCCGGGGTGGACGGCGTCTCACCCGGCTCGCTCTACCTGGCCGAGCGCGACCGCGACCTGATCGGGCTCGCCGGCGAGCTCGGCGTCGAGGTGGAGCGGGTGGAGTGCGACACCGCCCTGGACGACCTGCGGATGGACGAGAACGGCGAGACCTCGGTCAGCGAGGAGAACGTCCCGCTGACCGCCTCGTGGTGGACCCGGGTCCGGGACGAGTGGATCGAGGGGCGGCTGGAGAAGCTGGCCGAGGAGATCGACTTCGCCGAGCCGTGGAACTCCGAGCACGCCGAGGAGCTGGACTCCCAGTCGGTGCGCGCCTGGCTGCGCACGCACTCCTTCGACCCCGAGTCGCTGACCTTCATCGAGGAGCAGCTGACCATGGAGGCCGGGCTGCCCGCCGACCGGATCAGCCTGCTGTGGCTGCTGGCGCACATCGGCCCGGGGCCGATCGAGGAGATCGTGCCGCTCCGCGTGGACGCCGGAGGGCTGGTGCGCGGGCTGGCCGAGCGGGCCGCCGACCGGGTGCGCACCGGCCGGCACGTGGCCCGGATCGCCCACGGCGAGGACGGGGTCCGGGTGTCCGGGCCGTGGGGCGAGATCTCCGCGGAGCGCGTCATCCTCGCGCTCTCCCCCGCCGACGCCGCCCGGATCGACATCGATCCGCTGCCGCCGAGCCGGCGCCGGCTGCAGCGGCAGTGGCCGCAGGCCGAGGTCATCCGCACCGAACTGGTCTACCAGCGGCCGTTCTGGACCAACTTCGGGCTCTCCGGCGAGGTGCACTTCGAGTCCGGGGTCCCGGCGTTCACCTTCGACGACAGCCCGGCCGACTCCGACCGCGGCCGGCTGATCGCGCACACCTACACCTTCGGCGAGGCCGACCCGCTCGGCGCGGACACCAGCGTCACCGACGAGCCGGCCCGGCACCGCGGCATGCTGCTGGACAACCTGGAGCAGGCGCTGGGCCCGCTGGCCGGCGAGCCGCTGGCCGTGGTCGACCACGGCTCGGAGCCCGACCCCTACAGCCGCGCCTACCAGTCGCCCGCCCCGCCCGGCCTGCTCACCGAGTACGGCCCGCGGCTGCGCACCCCGGTCGGCCGGGTGCACTGGGCCGGCACCGAGACCGCGGAGTTCCCCTCCAACGGCACCCTCAACGGCGCGCTGACCAGCGGCCGGCGCGCCGCCGAGGAGGTGCTGCGGGAGCTGTGA
- the galT gene encoding galactose-1-phosphate uridylyltransferase: MRRTSARLSDGREIIYFDEAEGRPEPPADPRGLPPHEAAPEARFDPLLREWVVMAAHRQGRTHLPPSDACPLCPSTPDRPTEVPAPDYDVVAFENRFPSLASGSGAGPEDALEAVGELEPSRRPAAGRCEVLCFSSDHRASFTDLPPERVRTIVDAWADRTAALSALPGVEQVFCFENRGAEIGVTLPHPHGQIYAYPFTTPRTERMLASAREYRERTGGDLLADNLAAERRAGLRVVAESGHWTAFVPAAARWPVEVHLYPRRRAGSLPELTAAERDDFAPFYLDLLGRLDRLFDAPLPYVAAWHQEPVHAEPGLAYLHLEVFSVRRAPGKLKYLAGSESGMGVFVNDVLPETTAQRLREAAQ; the protein is encoded by the coding sequence ATGAGAAGGACGTCGGCGCGCCTGTCGGACGGGCGCGAGATCATCTACTTCGACGAGGCGGAGGGCCGGCCGGAACCGCCCGCGGACCCGCGCGGCCTGCCGCCGCACGAGGCCGCGCCGGAGGCCCGGTTCGACCCGCTGCTGCGCGAGTGGGTGGTGATGGCCGCGCACCGCCAGGGCCGCACCCACCTGCCGCCCAGCGACGCCTGCCCGCTCTGCCCGTCCACCCCGGACCGGCCGACCGAGGTCCCCGCCCCCGACTACGACGTGGTCGCCTTCGAGAACCGCTTCCCCTCGCTGGCCTCCGGGAGCGGCGCCGGACCGGAGGACGCCCTGGAGGCGGTCGGCGAGCTGGAGCCGTCCCGCCGGCCGGCCGCCGGCCGGTGCGAGGTGCTCTGCTTCTCCTCCGACCACCGCGCCTCCTTCACCGACCTGCCGCCGGAGCGGGTGCGCACCATCGTCGACGCCTGGGCCGACCGCACCGCCGCGCTGTCCGCGCTGCCCGGGGTGGAGCAGGTGTTCTGCTTCGAGAACCGGGGCGCCGAGATCGGCGTGACCCTGCCCCACCCGCACGGCCAGATCTATGCCTACCCGTTCACCACCCCGCGCACCGAGCGGATGCTGGCGTCCGCCCGGGAGTACCGCGAGCGCACCGGGGGCGACCTGCTCGCCGACAACCTGGCCGCCGAGCGCCGCGCCGGGCTGCGGGTGGTCGCCGAGAGCGGGCACTGGACCGCGTTCGTGCCGGCCGCCGCGCGCTGGCCGGTCGAGGTGCACCTGTACCCGCGGCGCCGGGCCGGCTCGCTGCCCGAGCTGACCGCCGCCGAGCGGGACGACTTCGCCCCGTTCTACCTGGACCTGCTCGGCCGGCTGGACCGGCTGTTCGACGCGCCGCTGCCCTACGTCGCAGCCTGGCACCAGGAACCGGTGCACGCCGAGCCCGGCCTGGCCTACCTGCACCTGGAGGTGTTCTCGGTGCGCCGGGCCCCCGGGAAGCTCAAGTACCTGGCCGGATCCGAGTCCGGCATGGGCGTGTTCGTCAACGACGTGCTGCCCGAGACCACCGCCCAGCGACTGAGGGAGGCCGCACAATGA
- a CDS encoding carbon starvation CstA family protein yields the protein MSAAPVDAQVDGRPPKPKWTPASIAVWAAVALVGAASWAMLAISRGEEVSAAWLIFAALASYAIGYRFYARFIQYKVLMTDDTRATPAERINNGADFHPTDRRVLYGHHFAAIAGAGPLVGPVLAAQMGFLPGTIWIILGVIFAGAVQDMVVLFFSMRRNGRSIGQMAREEIGPVGGVAALVAVLAIMIILLAVLAMVVVNALADSPWGSFSLIMTIPIALFMGVYLRYIRPGRVMETSAIGVVLLLAAIAGGGWVAEHPVLREMFHFSPNELTFGLIAYGFIASVLPVWLLLAPRDYLSTFMKVGVVVLLAVSILIAMPTLQLPQFTDFAFNGEGPVFAGSLFPFVFITIACGALSGFHSLISSGTTPKLIEKESQVRMIGYGSMLTESFVAIMALVAACIIDPGVYFAMNMPANALGDSVQSAAAAVSQLGFTVDAQTLQSTADLIEEESILARTGGAPTFALGAAQIFSAVFGGPAMMAFWYHFAVMFEALFILTTVDAGTRVGRFMLQDTLGNVYKPMRDVSWKPGLWLCSALTVAAWGYFLWAGVNDPLGGINQLFPLFGIANQLLAAVALAVCTTLLIKSGRAKYAWVTIVPLAWDAVVTLTASYQKVFSSDPAIGFFAQRAQYVEALAAGETSLGATEGVEAMQKVVVNTTVNGILSVLFAVLVIIVLVDAVRVWIKALRAPEGTLPTTEHPHEPSKLWAPSGLIPTREEREIAKRREAGVGAGGAEGKDGE from the coding sequence ATGTCCGCTGCTCCGGTCGATGCACAGGTGGATGGGCGCCCGCCGAAACCGAAATGGACGCCGGCGAGCATCGCCGTATGGGCCGCCGTCGCCCTGGTCGGCGCCGCCTCCTGGGCCATGCTCGCGATCTCCCGCGGTGAGGAGGTCTCCGCCGCCTGGCTCATCTTCGCCGCACTGGCCTCCTACGCCATCGGCTACCGGTTCTACGCGCGGTTCATCCAGTACAAGGTGCTGATGACCGACGACACCCGGGCCACCCCGGCCGAGCGGATCAACAACGGGGCCGACTTCCACCCCACCGACCGCCGGGTGCTCTACGGCCACCACTTCGCCGCGATCGCCGGCGCCGGCCCGCTGGTCGGCCCGGTGCTCGCCGCGCAGATGGGCTTCCTGCCCGGCACCATCTGGATCATCCTCGGGGTGATCTTCGCCGGCGCCGTGCAGGACATGGTGGTGCTGTTCTTCTCGATGCGCCGCAACGGCCGGTCGATCGGCCAGATGGCGCGCGAGGAGATCGGCCCGGTGGGCGGCGTCGCGGCGCTGGTCGCGGTGCTGGCGATCATGATCATCCTGCTCGCCGTGCTGGCGATGGTGGTGGTCAACGCGCTGGCGGACTCCCCGTGGGGTTCCTTCTCGCTGATCATGACCATCCCGATCGCCCTGTTCATGGGCGTCTACCTGCGCTACATCCGGCCGGGCCGGGTGATGGAGACGTCCGCGATCGGCGTGGTGCTGCTGCTGGCGGCGATCGCGGGCGGCGGCTGGGTCGCCGAGCACCCGGTGCTGCGCGAGATGTTCCACTTCTCGCCCAACGAGCTCACCTTCGGCCTGATCGCCTACGGCTTCATCGCCTCGGTGCTGCCGGTGTGGCTGCTGCTCGCCCCGCGCGACTACCTGTCCACCTTCATGAAGGTCGGCGTGGTGGTGCTGCTGGCGGTCTCCATCCTGATCGCGATGCCGACCCTGCAGCTGCCGCAGTTCACCGACTTCGCCTTCAACGGCGAGGGCCCGGTGTTCGCCGGCTCGCTCTTCCCGTTCGTGTTCATCACCATCGCCTGCGGCGCGCTCTCCGGGTTCCACTCGCTGATCTCCTCGGGCACCACGCCCAAGCTCATCGAGAAGGAGAGCCAGGTCCGGATGATCGGCTACGGCTCGATGCTCACCGAGTCGTTCGTGGCGATCATGGCGCTGGTGGCGGCCTGCATCATCGACCCGGGCGTGTACTTCGCGATGAACATGCCGGCCAACGCGCTCGGCGACAGCGTGCAGAGCGCCGCGGCCGCGGTCAGCCAGCTCGGCTTCACCGTCGACGCGCAGACCCTGCAGTCCACCGCGGACCTGATCGAGGAGGAGTCGATCCTGGCCCGCACCGGCGGCGCGCCGACCTTCGCGCTGGGCGCCGCGCAGATCTTCTCCGCGGTCTTCGGCGGGCCGGCGATGATGGCCTTCTGGTACCACTTCGCCGTCATGTTCGAGGCGCTGTTCATCCTGACCACGGTGGACGCCGGCACCCGCGTCGGCCGGTTCATGCTCCAGGACACCCTGGGCAACGTCTACAAGCCGATGCGCGACGTGAGCTGGAAGCCCGGCCTGTGGCTGTGCAGCGCGCTCACCGTCGCCGCCTGGGGCTACTTCCTGTGGGCCGGGGTGAACGACCCGCTCGGCGGCATCAACCAGCTGTTCCCGCTGTTCGGCATCGCCAACCAGCTGCTGGCCGCGGTCGCCCTGGCGGTCTGCACCACGCTGCTCATCAAGTCCGGCCGGGCCAAGTACGCCTGGGTGACGATCGTCCCGCTGGCCTGGGACGCCGTGGTGACGCTGACCGCCAGCTACCAGAAGGTGTTCTCCTCCGACCCGGCCATCGGCTTCTTCGCCCAGCGGGCGCAGTACGTCGAGGCGCTGGCCGCCGGCGAGACCAGCCTCGGCGCCACCGAGGGGGTCGAGGCGATGCAGAAGGTCGTGGTCAACACGACCGTCAACGGCATCCTCTCGGTGCTGTTCGCGGTGCTCGTCATCATCGTCCTGGTGGACGCGGTGCGGGTGTGGATCAAGGCGCTGCGCGCGCCGGAGGGCACCCTGCCCACCACCGAGCACCCGCACGAGCCGTCCAAGCTGTGGGCGCCCTCCGGGCTCATCCCGACCAGGGAGGAGCGCGAGATCGCCAAGCGCCGCGAGGCAGGCGTCGGCGCGGGCGGCGCGGAAGGCAAGGACGGGGAGTAG
- the galE gene encoding UDP-glucose 4-epimerase GalE, with protein sequence MKLLVTGGAGYIGSVVAALLAEAGHAVTVLDDLSTGHRDAVPEGASFTEASVFDAASVLDPSYDAVLHFAAKSLVGESVQDPAPYWRNNVAGTLALLEAMRGHGVRRLVFSSTAAVYGDPETVPISEDDPALPTSPYGASKLAVDHMLGGWARAYGLGAVSLRYFNVAGAHGRFGERHATETHLVPNLLRAAAGGGEPARLHGTDYPTRDGSAVRDYLHVLDLADAHLRALDAVRPGVHRVYNLGTGSGSTVREVLDAVRRVTGLPVPVEEGPRRAGDPAVLIASSDRARTELGWKPRRTLDETVSDAWAFTRRPGSPA encoded by the coding sequence ATGAAACTCCTGGTCACCGGCGGCGCCGGCTACATCGGCAGCGTGGTCGCCGCGCTGCTGGCCGAGGCCGGGCACGCCGTCACCGTGCTCGACGACCTGTCCACCGGGCACCGCGACGCGGTGCCGGAGGGCGCGTCGTTCACCGAGGCGAGCGTGTTCGACGCCGCCTCGGTGCTCGACCCCTCCTATGACGCGGTGCTGCACTTCGCGGCGAAGTCGCTGGTCGGCGAGTCGGTGCAGGACCCGGCCCCGTACTGGCGGAACAACGTCGCCGGGACGCTGGCGCTGCTGGAGGCGATGCGCGGACACGGGGTGCGGCGCCTGGTGTTCTCCTCCACCGCCGCGGTCTACGGCGACCCGGAGACCGTCCCGATCTCCGAGGACGACCCGGCGCTGCCCACCAGCCCCTACGGCGCGAGCAAGCTCGCGGTCGACCACATGCTGGGCGGCTGGGCGCGGGCCTACGGGCTGGGCGCGGTGAGCCTGCGCTACTTCAACGTCGCCGGGGCGCACGGCCGGTTCGGCGAGCGGCACGCCACCGAGACGCACCTGGTGCCCAACCTGCTGCGCGCGGCGGCCGGCGGCGGGGAGCCCGCCCGGCTGCACGGCACCGACTACCCGACCCGGGACGGCTCCGCGGTCCGCGACTACCTGCACGTCCTGGACCTGGCCGACGCGCACCTGCGGGCGCTGGACGCGGTCCGGCCGGGCGTCCACCGGGTGTACAACCTGGGCACCGGTAGCGGCTCCACGGTCCGCGAGGTGCTCGACGCGGTCCGCCGGGTCACCGGCCTGCCGGTCCCGGTGGAGGAGGGCCCGCGCCGCGCGGGCGACCCGGCGGTGCTCATCGCCTCAAGCGACCGGGCCCGCACCGAGCTGGGCTGGAAGCCCCGCCGCACCCTGGACGAGACCGTCTCCGACGCCTGGGCCTTCACCCGCCGCCCGGGGAGCCCGGCATGA
- a CDS encoding DeoR/GlpR family DNA-binding transcription regulator, producing the protein MLAAQRRELILEQVRRTGAVRVTDLVERLGVSDMTVRRDLDALESRGELRKVHGGAVAPAGASTEEPGFEAKSTLQVAEKHAIAREVARLVEPGSAIGLSAGTTPSIIAEYLRDVPGLTVVTNSLRVADVFHRSARTDQTVALTGGFRTPSDALVGPIALRSVHDLHLDLLLLGVHGMHERAGFTTPNLMEAEMNRALVEASRSLIVAADHTKWGTVGISTMAPLDRCDVLVSDAGLEAAAREVLAEHVGELVIAEAAGGGAEDEERTGR; encoded by the coding sequence ATGCTGGCCGCACAGCGCCGCGAGCTGATCCTCGAGCAGGTCCGCCGGACGGGCGCCGTCCGCGTCACCGACCTGGTCGAGAGGCTGGGCGTCTCCGACATGACCGTCCGCCGCGACCTGGACGCCCTGGAGTCCCGCGGGGAGCTGCGCAAGGTGCACGGCGGGGCGGTCGCCCCGGCCGGGGCCAGCACCGAGGAGCCCGGCTTCGAGGCCAAGTCCACCCTGCAGGTGGCGGAGAAGCACGCGATCGCCCGCGAGGTCGCCCGGCTGGTGGAGCCGGGCAGCGCCATCGGGCTGTCCGCGGGCACCACGCCGAGCATCATCGCCGAGTACCTGCGCGACGTGCCCGGCCTGACCGTGGTCACCAACAGCCTGCGGGTCGCCGACGTGTTCCACCGCAGCGCGCGCACCGACCAGACGGTGGCGCTGACCGGCGGGTTCCGCACCCCCTCCGACGCCCTGGTCGGGCCGATCGCGCTCCGCTCGGTGCACGACCTCCACCTGGACCTGCTGCTGCTCGGGGTGCACGGCATGCACGAGCGGGCCGGGTTCACCACGCCCAACCTGATGGAGGCGGAGATGAACCGGGCGCTGGTGGAGGCCTCCCGCTCGCTGATCGTCGCCGCCGACCACACCAAGTGGGGGACGGTCGGGATCAGCACCATGGCGCCGCTGGACCGGTGCGACGTGCTGGTCAGCGACGCAGGGCTGGAGGCGGCCGCGCGCGAGGTGCTCGCCGAGCACGTCGGCGAGCTGGTGATCGCGGAGGCCGCCGGGGGCGGCGCCGAGGACGAGGAGCGGACGGGGAGATGA
- a CDS encoding YbdD/YjiX family protein yields the protein MVSDLIPRVRRGLSEAWWIARGIAGERAYEIYLDHHRREHPGEEPMGEREFWRRHTDKGDTDPGARCC from the coding sequence ATGGTGTCCGACCTGATCCCGAGGGTCCGCCGCGGCCTCAGCGAGGCCTGGTGGATCGCCCGCGGCATCGCCGGCGAGCGCGCCTACGAGATCTACCTGGACCACCACCGGCGCGAGCACCCGGGGGAGGAGCCCATGGGCGAGCGCGAGTTCTGGCGCCGCCACACCGACAAGGGCGACACCGACCCCGGCGCCCGCTGCTGCTGA
- a CDS encoding NAD(P)-dependent oxidoreductase has product MTGQDRIPVTVIGLGSMGRALAGAFIRAGHRTTVWNRTAAKAAPLVAEGAVHEQDIAEAVAASPLVVACLTTYDATIGALEPAAGVLEGRALVTLNSGSPAQARRAAAWAAGLGARHLGGAIKNVPSAVGAADTLLYYGGDRSVFDEFEPVLRVLGGDTVHLGDDPDLAALYEMAVGGTLLPALVGFFQGAAALQARGLEAASMVRFSVKWFQMIESVLPVLAEEIDEGDYGSPLSSVNTFLAGAAHDDGFGEEAGLDVEWHRPFHDLLRRAVEDGHGEHSIAAVTEVLKRPAAAG; this is encoded by the coding sequence ATGACCGGGCAGGACCGCATTCCCGTGACCGTCATCGGGCTGGGCTCGATGGGCCGCGCGCTGGCCGGGGCGTTCATCCGCGCCGGGCACCGGACGACCGTGTGGAACAGGACCGCGGCGAAGGCCGCGCCGCTGGTGGCCGAGGGGGCGGTGCACGAACAGGACATCGCCGAGGCGGTCGCGGCGAGCCCGCTGGTCGTCGCCTGCCTGACCACCTACGACGCCACGATCGGGGCTTTGGAGCCGGCCGCCGGCGTGCTCGAGGGGCGCGCCCTCGTGACGCTGAACAGCGGTTCGCCCGCCCAGGCCCGCCGGGCGGCCGCGTGGGCGGCCGGACTCGGGGCGCGCCACCTCGGCGGGGCGATCAAGAACGTGCCGTCCGCGGTGGGCGCGGCGGACACCCTGCTGTACTACGGCGGCGACCGGTCCGTCTTCGACGAGTTCGAACCGGTACTGCGGGTGCTCGGCGGCGACACCGTGCACCTGGGGGACGATCCCGACCTCGCCGCCCTCTATGAGATGGCGGTGGGCGGCACCCTGCTGCCCGCGCTCGTCGGCTTCTTCCAGGGCGCGGCGGCGCTGCAGGCGCGCGGTCTGGAGGCCGCCTCGATGGTGCGGTTCAGCGTCAAGTGGTTCCAGATGATCGAGTCGGTGCTGCCCGTGCTCGCCGAGGAGATCGACGAGGGCGACTACGGCAGCCCGCTGTCCTCGGTCAACACCTTCCTCGCCGGGGCCGCCCACGACGACGGGTTCGGCGAGGAGGCCGGCCTCGACGTGGAGTGGCACCGCCCCTTCCACGACCTGCTGCGCCGGGCGGTCGAGGACGGCCACGGCGAGCACAGCATCGCCGCGGTGACGGAGGTGCTGAAGAGGCCGGCGGCGGCCGGGTAG
- a CDS encoding ArsR/SmtB family transcription factor: protein MDDVAEAIADPVRREILLMLHGTRLTAGEIADRFPISRPAISRHLRVLRECGLVHDASEGRRRFYTLEPSPLAELADWLTALAAPTPPSGCGWPAKG, encoded by the coding sequence ATGGACGACGTCGCCGAGGCGATCGCGGACCCGGTGCGCAGGGAGATCCTGCTGATGCTGCACGGGACCCGGCTGACCGCGGGGGAGATCGCGGACCGGTTCCCGATCAGCAGGCCGGCGATCAGCCGCCACCTCCGCGTGCTGCGCGAGTGCGGCCTGGTCCACGACGCCTCCGAGGGGCGCCGGCGGTTCTACACCCTGGAGCCGTCGCCGCTGGCCGAGCTGGCCGACTGGCTCACCGCGCTCGCCGCGCCAACGCCACCGTCCGGGTGCGGATGGCCCGCGAAGGGCTGA